The Pseudomonas allokribbensis genome has a window encoding:
- a CDS encoding carbohydrate ABC transporter permease, which yields MSSVAVFSKASPFDALQRWLPKLVLAPSMFIVLVGFYGYILWTFVLSFTTSTFLPNYKWAGLAQYARLFDNDRWWVASKNLAVFGGMFIGITLVIGVTLAIFLDQKIRREGFIRTIYLYPMALSMIVTGTAWKWLLNPGMGLDKLLRDWGWEGFRLDWLIDPDRVVYCLVIAAVWQASGFIMAMFLAGLRGVDQSIIRAAQIDGASMPRIYWKVVLPSLRPVFFSAVMILAHIAIKSFDLVAAMTAGGPGYSSDLPAMFMYSFTFSRGQMGMGSASAILMLGAILAIIVPYLYSELRTKRHD from the coding sequence TTCAGCAAGGCCTCGCCGTTCGACGCATTGCAGCGCTGGCTACCGAAACTGGTGCTGGCGCCGAGCATGTTCATCGTTCTGGTGGGCTTCTATGGCTATATCCTCTGGACGTTTGTCCTGTCGTTCACCACGTCGACCTTCCTGCCGAACTACAAGTGGGCAGGGCTGGCGCAATACGCGCGGCTGTTCGACAACGATCGCTGGTGGGTGGCGAGCAAGAACCTGGCCGTGTTCGGCGGCATGTTCATCGGCATCACCCTGGTGATCGGCGTGACACTGGCGATTTTCCTCGACCAGAAAATCCGTCGTGAAGGCTTCATCCGCACCATTTACCTGTACCCGATGGCGCTCTCGATGATCGTCACCGGTACCGCGTGGAAATGGCTGCTCAACCCGGGCATGGGCCTGGACAAATTGCTGCGGGACTGGGGCTGGGAAGGCTTCCGTCTCGACTGGCTGATCGACCCGGATCGCGTGGTGTATTGCTTGGTGATCGCGGCGGTCTGGCAAGCGTCGGGCTTCATCATGGCGATGTTCCTCGCTGGTCTGCGTGGCGTTGATCAGTCGATCATCCGTGCCGCCCAGATCGACGGCGCGAGCATGCCGCGCATCTACTGGAAAGTGGTGCTGCCAAGCCTGCGTCCGGTGTTCTTCAGTGCGGTGATGATCCTGGCGCACATTGCGATCAAGAGCTTCGACCTGGTGGCGGCCATGACGGCCGGCGGCCCGGGTTATTCCTCCGACCTGCCGGCGATGTTCATGTACTCGTTCACGTTCAGTCGTGGGCAGATGGGCATGGGCTCGGCCAGTGCGATTCTTATGCTCGGTGCGATCCTCGCGATCATCGTGCCTTACCTGTACTCCGAGCTGAGGACCAAGCGCCATGACTAG
- a CDS encoding carbohydrate porin, producing the protein MKKKHVNARLICQMSAAAALVLAGNAMAADAFSSDSKWMTGDWGGERTKLIEQGIDIKADYVGEMGANLHGGYNDDKTGRYSDQFGLGVALDLQKLWGWDNTQAKIQLTNRNGQNISNDRVGDPRAGTLSSSQEVYGRGHMVRLTQLWIQHQFFDNKLDVKAGYFGEGEDFNTFPCEFQNLAFCGSQVGNWATNIWYNWPVSQAAIRVKYNINDELYAQIGAYNQNPSQLEHGNGFKLSGSGTAGTVLPVELVWSPKVNSLPGEYRVGYYKSTADANDVREDINGNDAATTGNAYRTHSSKHGYWFVAQQQLTSHNGDASRGLNIAANATFHDKDTNFIDNYQSVMFVYKGPFDARPKDDVGIGAARIHVNDDVKKNAELLNASNGVSDYDNPVFSPIRETEYNYEINYGFHVTNWLTVRPNLQYITHPGGVDQVDNALVAGLKIQSAF; encoded by the coding sequence ATGAAAAAGAAACACGTCAATGCCCGGTTGATCTGCCAAATGTCAGCTGCGGCCGCATTGGTTCTGGCCGGCAATGCCATGGCCGCCGATGCATTCAGCTCCGATTCCAAGTGGATGACGGGCGACTGGGGTGGTGAGCGGACCAAGCTGATCGAGCAAGGCATCGACATCAAGGCCGACTACGTTGGGGAAATGGGCGCCAACCTGCATGGCGGCTACAACGACGACAAGACCGGCCGCTACAGCGACCAGTTCGGTCTGGGCGTGGCACTGGACCTGCAAAAACTCTGGGGCTGGGACAACACTCAGGCCAAGATCCAACTGACCAACCGTAACGGTCAGAACATTTCCAACGACCGCGTTGGCGATCCGCGTGCCGGCACCCTGTCTTCCTCGCAGGAAGTCTACGGTCGTGGCCACATGGTGCGTCTGACCCAACTGTGGATTCAGCACCAGTTCTTCGACAACAAACTCGACGTCAAGGCCGGTTACTTCGGTGAAGGCGAAGACTTCAACACCTTCCCGTGCGAATTCCAGAACCTGGCGTTCTGCGGCTCGCAGGTGGGTAACTGGGCGACCAACATCTGGTACAACTGGCCCGTCAGCCAGGCCGCGATCCGCGTGAAGTACAACATCAACGACGAGCTCTACGCGCAGATCGGCGCGTACAACCAGAACCCGTCGCAGCTGGAACACGGCAACGGCTTCAAGCTCAGCGGCAGCGGCACCGCCGGTACCGTGTTGCCGGTCGAACTGGTCTGGTCGCCGAAGGTCAACAGCCTGCCGGGCGAATACCGCGTCGGTTACTACAAGAGCACGGCTGATGCCAATGACGTCCGTGAAGACATCAACGGCAACGACGCAGCAACCACCGGTAACGCCTACCGTACCCACAGCAGCAAGCACGGCTACTGGTTCGTTGCGCAACAGCAACTCACCAGCCACAACGGCGACGCTTCCCGTGGCCTGAACATCGCGGCCAACGCCACGTTCCACGACAAGGACACCAACTTCATCGACAACTATCAGTCGGTGATGTTTGTCTACAAGGGCCCGTTCGATGCACGTCCGAAGGATGACGTCGGTATCGGTGCCGCGCGTATCCATGTCAACGACGACGTGAAGAAAAACGCCGAGCTGCTGAACGCTTCCAACGGTGTTTCGGACTACGACAATCCGGTGTTCTCGCCGATTCGCGAGACCGAATACAACTACGAGATCAACTACGGCTTCCACGTCACCAACTGGCTGACCGTGCGTCCTAACCTGCAATACATCACTCATCCGGGTGGTGTGGATCAAGTGGACAACGCTTTGGTCGCTGGCCTGAAAATTCAGTCTGCGTTCTAA
- a CDS encoding ABC transporter ATP-binding protein: MATLELRNVNKTYGAGLPDTLKNIELSIKDGEFLILVGPSGCGKSTLMNCIAGLETITGGAIMIGDQDVSGMSPKDRDIAMVFQSYALYPTMSVRENIEFGLKIRKMSQSAIDEEVARVAKLLQIEHLLNRKPGQLSGGQQQRVAMGRALARRPKIYLFDEPLSNLDAKLRVEMRTEMKLMHQRLKTTTVYVTHDQIEAMTLGDKVAVMKDGIIQQFGTPKEIYNDPANLFVASFIGSPPMNFIPLRLQRKDGRLVALLDSGQARCELPMAMQDAGLEDREVILGLRPEQIVLANGEGNGLPSIKAEVQVTEPTGPDTLVFVNLNDTKVCCRLAPDVAPQVGETLTLQFDPSKVLLFDAKSGERLGVAGLPKTEAHSANVAQFKGR; the protein is encoded by the coding sequence ATGGCTACGCTCGAACTTCGCAATGTAAACAAGACCTACGGTGCCGGCCTGCCGGACACCCTGAAGAACATCGAACTGTCGATCAAGGACGGTGAGTTCCTGATCCTTGTCGGGCCTTCGGGCTGCGGCAAGTCGACCCTGATGAACTGCATCGCCGGCCTGGAAACCATCACCGGCGGCGCGATCATGATCGGTGACCAGGACGTCAGCGGCATGAGCCCGAAAGATCGCGACATCGCCATGGTGTTCCAGTCCTACGCGCTGTACCCGACCATGAGCGTGCGCGAGAACATCGAGTTCGGTCTGAAGATCCGCAAGATGAGCCAGTCGGCCATCGACGAAGAAGTCGCCCGCGTGGCCAAGCTGCTGCAGATCGAGCACCTGCTCAATCGCAAGCCGGGCCAGCTCTCCGGTGGCCAGCAACAGCGCGTGGCGATGGGCCGTGCACTGGCGCGCCGACCGAAGATCTATCTGTTCGACGAACCGCTGTCCAACCTCGACGCCAAGCTGCGCGTCGAGATGCGCACCGAAATGAAACTGATGCACCAGCGCCTGAAAACCACCACGGTCTACGTGACCCACGACCAGATCGAAGCGATGACCCTGGGCGACAAGGTGGCGGTGATGAAGGACGGGATCATCCAGCAGTTCGGTACGCCGAAAGAGATCTACAACGACCCGGCCAACCTGTTCGTGGCGAGCTTCATCGGTTCGCCGCCGATGAACTTCATCCCGCTGCGCCTGCAGCGCAAGGATGGTCGTCTGGTGGCGCTGCTCGACAGCGGCCAGGCCCGTTGCGAGCTGCCAATGGCGATGCAGGACGCCGGTCTTGAAGACCGCGAAGTGATCCTCGGCCTGCGTCCGGAGCAGATTGTTCTGGCGAACGGCGAGGGCAACGGCCTGCCGAGCATCAAGGCTGAAGTGCAAGTCACCGAGCCGACCGGTCCGGACACCCTGGTGTTCGTCAACCTCAACGACACCAAGGTCTGCTGCCGTCTGGCCCCGGACGTGGCGCCGCAGGTGGGTGAGACCCTGACCCTGCAATTCGATCCGTCGAAAGTGCTGCTGTTCGACGCCAAGAGCGGCGAGCGCCTGGGCGTTGCCGGTCTGCCGAAGACTGAAGCGCACAGCGCCAACGTCGCTCAGTTCAAAGGTCGGTAA
- a CDS encoding carbohydrate ABC transporter permease, translated as MTSLAAKPSINLSRIAIYAVLILAVLLYLVPLVVMLLTSFKTPEDISTGNLLSWPTVVSGIGWVKAWATVDGYFWNSIKITVPAVIISTAIGALNGYVLSFWRFRGSQLFFGLLLFGCFLPFQTVLLPASFTLGKMGLASTTTGLVFIHVVYGLAFTTLFFRNYYVSIPDALIKAARLDGAGFFTIFRMIILPMSTPIIMVCLIWQFTQIWNDFLFGVVFSSGDSQPITVALNNLVNTSTGAKEYNVDMAAAMIAGLPTLLVYVVAGKYFVRGLTAGAVKG; from the coding sequence ATGACTAGTCTCGCTGCCAAACCTTCCATCAACCTGAGCCGCATCGCGATCTACGCGGTGCTGATCCTCGCGGTCCTGCTGTATCTGGTACCGCTGGTGGTCATGCTGTTGACCAGTTTCAAGACCCCGGAAGACATCTCCACCGGCAACCTGCTGAGCTGGCCGACCGTGGTCAGCGGCATCGGCTGGGTGAAAGCCTGGGCGACTGTTGACGGTTACTTCTGGAACTCGATCAAGATCACCGTTCCGGCTGTGATCATCTCCACCGCCATCGGTGCGTTGAACGGCTACGTGCTGTCGTTCTGGCGCTTCCGCGGTTCGCAGCTGTTCTTCGGCCTGTTGCTGTTCGGCTGCTTCCTGCCGTTCCAGACCGTGCTGCTGCCGGCGTCGTTCACCCTCGGCAAGATGGGCCTGGCGAGCACCACCACCGGCCTTGTGTTCATCCATGTGGTCTACGGTCTGGCGTTCACCACGCTGTTTTTCCGTAACTACTACGTGAGCATTCCGGATGCGCTGATCAAGGCGGCACGCCTGGACGGTGCAGGGTTCTTCACCATCTTCCGCATGATCATCCTGCCGATGTCGACGCCGATCATCATGGTCTGCCTGATCTGGCAGTTCACCCAGATATGGAACGACTTCCTGTTCGGTGTGGTGTTCTCCAGCGGTGATTCGCAACCGATCACGGTGGCGCTGAACAACCTGGTCAACACCAGCACCGGGGCCAAGGAATACAACGTGGACATGGCGGCGGCGATGATCGCCGGGCTGCCGACCCTGCTGGTCTATGTGGTCGCAGGCAAGTATTTCGTGCGCGGGCTGACGGCCGGCGCAGTCAAGGGGTAA